In Camelina sativa cultivar DH55 chromosome 16, Cs, whole genome shotgun sequence, a single window of DNA contains:
- the LOC104751838 gene encoding uncharacterized protein LOC104751838, with translation MAISLRATSFPRTRESSPFLNRFVTRRAAFFKVNFFRKSHPLGLDDAPVGSRSKTIVRSVLETEKSTKTEKSEPPVKLIALVGKGAVSPLKSTSWEEVMLHTARRLKWVDEGYEMLVFDDEILSSNDQRALTLKQELNQTDILVLVAVTNSESVNWVKENSKSINNMICFESSSDLMNRLGGTDIGSVNNKDKEATEVVKTVGDAWERRNSDDIRFCLLVIINAYIRPVPVLQNLRSKGFSTLTCMVKNCGPQILNCLLDPNCRKALQCLNQCSPVDQVCSYRCIASYESPYFEAFSLCVLQKHNCLELDAKIPDKPYVPPMKSFRGKELCHETAEDLFVGWLGELDWSWRVVAGQNPAYDQFPCQYQLFYRGKGKLSFWYEPVFQVRTLEEKLVWRRRRYSVKRGKVPATFRFSVLDNGVVSNEFWTIVDVCDDLSWGLFHYNGAARVAGQSYTGAVLVTPDGSYPAEKEKERLQSALEKCGIKEWELFSVDNCSCENAPLGIPQGSRLHSEISITKEPDSQEKLN, from the exons ATGGCGATTTCTCTCCGAGCAACTTCTTTTCCCCGGACGAGAGAGTCTTCTCCTTTCCTCAACCGGTTTGTCACTCGTCGAGCTGCGTTCTTTAAAGTTAATTTCTTCCGGAAGTCTCATCCTTTGGGTTTAGATGACGCACCAGTGGGTTCCCGTTCGAAAACCATTGTTCGTTCGGTTTTGGAGACGGAGAAGAGTACGAAGACAGAGAAGTCTGAGCCTCCGGTGAAATTGATTGCTCTCGTCGGTAAAGGAGCAGTGAGCCCACTCAAATCCACCTCTTGGGAAGAAGTTATGCTCCACACT GCAAGAAGACTGAAATGGGTTGATGAAGGATATGAAATGCTTGTCTTTGATGATGAAATCTTGAGTTCAAATGATCAGAGAGCTTTGACTCTGAAACAGGAACTGAATCAGACTGATATCTTGGTTTTAGTTGCTGTTACTAACTCGGAATCTGTGAATTGGGTTAAGGAAAACTCTAAAAGCATAAACAACATGATTTGCTTTGAGTCTTCTTCAGATTTGATGAACAGGCTTGGAGGGACTGATATTGGAAGCGTTAACAATAAAGATAAAGAAGCAACAGAGGTAGTGAAGACGGTGGGAGATGCTTGGGAACGTCGTAACTCTGATGATATAAGATTCTGTCTGCTTGTCATCATCAACGCTTACATAAGACCAGTTCCTGTGTTGCAAAACTTGAGGTCTAAAGGGTTCTCGACGCTTACTTGTATGGTTAAAAACTGTGGACCTCAGATTTTGAACTGTCTTTTGGATCCGAATTGTCGGAAAGCGCTGCAGTGTTTGAACCAATGTAGTCCTGTGGATCAGGTGTGTAGCTACAGATGTATTGCTTCTTACGAGAGTCCATACTTTGAAGCTTTCTCTCTTTGTGTGCTACAGAAACACAATTGTCTCGAATTGGATGCAAAAATCCCTGATAAGCCTTATGTGCCTCCCATGAAGAGTTTCCGAGGGAAGGAGTTATGTCATGAGACCGCAGAAGACTTGTTTGTTGGATGGTTAGGGGAATTGGATTGGAGCTGGCGTGTCGTGGCTGGACAAAACCCGGCTTATGATCAGTTTCCATGTCAGTACCAGCTTTTCTACAGAGGGAAAGGGAAGTTGTCGTTTTGGTATGAGCCCGTGTTTCAGGTGAGGACACTTGAAGAGAAGCTAGTgtggagaaggaggagatactCGGTGAAGAGAGGAAAGGTCCCTGCAACATTTCGTTTCAGCGTTTTGGACAATGGTGTGGTGTCAAATGAGTTTTGGACTATAGTGGATGTGTGTGATGATCTAAGTTGGGGGCTGTTCCATTACAATGGAGCAGCTCGTGTAGCGGGACAGTCTTACACAGGGGCTGTGCTCGTGACACCGGATGGTTCGTACCcggcagagaaagaaaaagagagattgcAGTCAGCATTGGAGAAATGTGGGATTAAGGAGTGGGAACTCTTTTCTGTTGATAACTGTTCTTGTGAAAATGCGCCATTGGGGATTCCACAAGGTTCTAGACTACATTCAGAAATCAGCATCACTAAGGAACCAGACTCGCAAGAAAAATTGAACTAA
- the LOC104751839 gene encoding probable ATP synthase 24 kDa subunit, mitochondrial yields the protein MAYASRFLSRSKQLQGSLVIFQQQHAIPVRAFAKEAARPTFKGDEMLKGVFFDIKNKFQAAVDILRKEKITLAPEDPAAVKQYANVMKTIRQKADMFSESQRIKHDIDTETQDIPDARAYLLKLQDIRTRRGLTDELGAEAMMFEALEKVEKDIKKPLLRSDKKGMDLLVAEFEKGNKKLGIRKEDLPKYEENLEISMAKAQLDELKSDAVEAMESQKKKEEFKDEEMPDVKSLDIRNFI from the exons ATGGCGTACGCTTCTCGCTTCCTCTCCAGATCTAAGCAG CTACAGGGAAGTCTGGTCATTTTCCAGCAGCAGCATGCTATTCCAGTCAGAGCCTTTGCCAAGGAAGCTGCTCGTCCAACATTTAAAGGAGATG AGATGTTGAAGGGTGTCTTCTTTGATATCAAGAACAAATTCCAGGCTGCAGTTGATATTCTCCGAAAGGAAAAGATCACCCTTGCTCCAGAGGACCCAGCTGCGGTAAAACAGTACGCAAATGTTATGAAGACCATCAGGCAAAA GGCAGACATGTTCTCAGAATCCCAACGCATTAAACATGACATTGATACCGAGACTCAAGATATTCCAGATGCTCGCGCATACTTGTTGAAGTTGCAGGACATCCGCACCAG GAGGGGGCTTACTGATGAGCTTGGTGCTGAGGCCATGATGTTCGAGGCTTTGGAGAAAGTCGAAAAGGACATAAAGAAGCCTCTCCTGAGAAGCGACAAGAAAGGAATGGATCTTTTGGTTGCAGAGTTTGAGAAAGGCAACAAAAA GCTTGGGATTAGGAAAGAAGACCTTCCTAAATACGAGGAAAATTTGGAGATCAGCATGGCCAAAGCACAGTTGGATGAGCTGAAGAGTGATGCTGTTGAAGCTATGGAATCTCAGAAAAAGAA GGAGGAATTCAAGGATGAGGAAATGCCCGATGTGAAGTCTTTGGACATCCGTAACTTCATCTAA